The following DNA comes from Bradyrhizobium manausense.
TCGCCACGGCCATGCCGAGGTCGTTATGGCAGTGCACGGAGAACACCGCCTTGTCGGAGTTCGGCACGCGCTCGATCAGCGTCTTCATGAAGTGGGTGTATTCCTCCGGCACCGTGTAGCCGACGGTGTCGGGGATATTCACCGTGGTCGCACCGGCCTTGATGACGGCCTCGACGATGCGGCACAGATAGTCCATCTCGCTGCGGGTACCGTCCTCTGCCGACCATTCGACGTCGTCGATCTGGTTGCGGGCGCGGGCGACCATGGCGACGGAAGTCTCCAACACCTCCTCCGGCGTCTTGTTCAACTTCACCCGCATGTGCAGCGGCGAGGTCGCGATCACGGTGTGGACGCGGCCGCGTTTGGCAAACTTCACCGCTTCGGCGCAGCGGTCGATGTCGGCGGGATGGGCACGCGACAGGCCGGCGATGACGGCGTTCTTGGAGCGGCGGGCGATCTCGCTGACCGCTTCGAAGTCACCCTGCGAGGTGATCGGGAAGCCGGCCTCGATGACGTCGACGCCCATATCGTCCAGCAACTCGGCGACCTCGAGCTTTTCCTCGAAGGTCATGGTGGCGCCGGGGCACTGCTCGCCGTCGCGCAAGGTGGTGTCGAAAATGATGACGCGGTCCTTGTCGGACTTGTTCGCGGGGGCCATTGCAAATTTCCTTTTGAGCTTTTGCGCCGTCAGTCTGCTGGGCGCTTGAGGTGTCCGGTGATCTCGACCAACCCCTGAGCGCCCAGGCGCGTGGCGCCCAGCCGGCCCTCAGGGGCAAGTAAGAAGAAGGCCGCCAATAAGGAGGGTGGGCAGCAGCGCAGCCGGGATCGTGGCGGCGGCCAGAGCCACCTCCCCCGAAATCCCATCAATTTGGCCGCGAATCAGCATTGCCAGACCCTTTGAGCCCCAAATCCTCGGTCAAAACCGTTGACGGTTGGTTGCCGGGAGGCTCAGTGCGTCGTTTCTAGACGAGAAATGGCAGCAACTGCAACGCCAAAAGATGGTCAGCATAGGTGACCTACCATGGACCCAAAGGAGAGCGAGATGCAGCCGCCTTCTCGGCATCGTCCCGACGAAAGCCAAGACCCGCGGTCCGTCGATTTGATGCCCGTCCCAGCCGACCGGTCTTTGGCAAATCGGCATTCGCCTGGACCAGAATGGACGTCATATGCCGTAAATCCGAATTTCGGCGAAGCGAAATAATTTGACGTAGAGGAATTGACCCAGCGCTGGCGTGTTTTGCCCGTCAGGCAACGCAAGCAATGATGGCGGTTGAATTCTGCATGATGCGCAGCGACGCCGCTTACCCCGCCCGACGGAGGCGGGCCCTGTTCTCCCAGCGATCCAGCATCTGGCCGAGCTCGCTGGTGGCCGGCACCGGCGCCGTCATTTGATTGACGACAGTCACCTCGTTGGTGTTGGCAGGCGGCTGCGCGTTGAGCCAGTCCGGCTGCACGTAGCCGCGCCAGCGGCGGGCCTTCGCACGGCGTTGGCGGGACATCAGATCGCGCAGGACATAACCCGACGCAAACGCAATCGCGAGCAAGATGATCAGTACAGCGACACCCACAACAAACTCCGGCCTTTCGCCCCTGATCGTTTTGCGAAGCATCACACGCGAGGTCAAGGCTTGACATGAACGAAGCAGGCTTCGGCGGACTCCGCGGACAAACGAATTGTCGCGTTGCCAACAAGCGGCCGCAATGCAGCCGTCTTTCAGCCCACGCGCGACAGCTTATCGCGCAGAGGATGCGTACCTAACTCTCGCAACCGACAGCGGTCCGGACTAGTCTTCCGCTGCTCGGCCGGATCAACCGGCCAGCCGAAAAAACCGGGAGGACGCGAATGACACGCCAACAGCAGCGTGAGGATGTTGCGCTTTCACGCCGGACGCTGGTGCAGGGCCTTGCGCTCGGCGCCGCTGCCACGATGGCCGGAACGGGCACCGCGCTGGCCCAGACCGGACCTGCCGCCCCGCCAACGACGATCACCACACCGCCGCGCGACTTCGGTCCGCACGGCGCACCGACCACCTATTTCTGGGACCCCGATGTGATCGCGGTCGATCCCACCTTCAACGATCTGGCGCAACCCAACACCGCGATCAAGCGGCTCTTCACCGGCGTGCTCTGGGCCGAAGGCCCGGCGTGGAGCGCGCAAGGCCGCTATCTGTTGTGGAGCGACATTCCCAACAACAGGCAGATGCGCTGGAGCGAGGACGACGGCCGCGTCAGTGTGTTCCGCACGCCTTCCAACAACTCCAACGGCAACTCGTTCGACTTCCAGGGCCGCCAGCTCTCCTGCGAGCACCTGACGCGGCGGGTGACGCGCTACGAGCATGACGGCACCGCCACCGTGCTGTGCGACAATTTCAATGGCAAGAAGCTGAACTCGCCGAACGACGTCGTCGCCCATCCCGACGGCAGCTATTGGTTCACCGATCCGCCCTATGGCGGTCAGCTCTATGAGGGCGAACCCGACTCGGGTGGCAAGCTCAATCCCAGAATCGGGCAGCCGGCCGACTTCATGCCGAAGAAGCGTGAGCTGCCGACCAATTGCTATCGCATCGATCCCAGCGGCCGCGTCGATCTCGTCGTCAGCGAGGAGCAGGTGCCGGATCCCAATGGCCTCTGCTTCTCGCCCGATTTCGAGAAACTCTATGTCGTCTCGACCGGCAAGGGACCGGGCGACACCGGTCCCGGCGGCAAGGGTGAGATTTTTGTGTTCGATGTCGGCAGCGACAACAAGCTGTCAAATCAGAAGAACTTCTCCGATTGCGTGATCGACGGCGTCAAGTGCGGGCCGGACGGCGTGCGCTGCGACGTCAACGGCAACGTCTGGGCCTCCAGCAATGCCGGCCGCGCCGTTGGTTATAACGGCGTGACGGTGTGGTCGCCGGAAGGCAAATTGCTCGGCCGCATCCGCCTGCCCGAGGTCTGCGGCAACGTCTGCTTCGGTGGACCCAAGCGCAACCGCCTGTTCATGGCCGCGAGCCAATCGCTCTACGCGGTCTTCACGGCGACGCAAGGTGCAGCGCCGGGCTAAAGCAGCTCGTGAGCTGAATTGCGACGAGGCGCCGGCGTGCCCCGCCGGCGCCTCGATGTTTGGACAACCGCACCGATGCGCGAACATCGAGGCAAGAGAGGTGACTCCCGAACAAGGCCCGTGATAATTGAGCCATGGCAGACAAAATTCGCGTCGTTGTTCTCTATGGCGGCAGGTCCGGTGAGCACGAGGTCTCGCTGAAATCAGCCGCCTCGGTGCTCAGGCATCTTGACCGAGCGCGCTTCGAGGTGATCCCGGTTTCGATCGACAAGACCGGCCGGTGGCAGTGGAACGATCTTGCCGGGATCGATCCGGCACAGGTGTCTTTACCGATCCTGCCCGATGCGCCCGAGATACGGCTCGCCAGAGGCGCGGATGGACGCGGCGTTCTCATGCCGATTTCCGAAGGCGCGGGCGGGCCTGTCGCAATCGACGTTATCTTTCCCGTCATGCACGGCCCCCTGTGCGAGGACGGCACCGTGCAGGGCCTGCTGGAACTGGCCGACGTCGCCTATGTCGGGTCTGGCGTTCTCGCCTCCGCGGTCAGCATGGACAAGGACGTCGCCAAGCGGCTCGCTGAATTCGCCGGCGTCCCGGTCGCGCCCTATCGCGTGCTCACGCGCAAGGCCTTCGCCGCAGACCGCGCCTCCGCTCTCGCCAGGGCGGCCGAGGGTCTCAATCTCCCGGTGTTCGTCAAGCCGTGCAACATGGGCTCCAGTGTCGGCATCCACAAGGTGAAGACATGGGAGGCGCTCGGCCCGGCGCTCGACGATGCGTTTCGCTACGATCTCAAGGTGCTGGTCGAACAGGGCATCGACGCCCGCGAGATCGAGGTCGCCGTGCTCGAGGGCGAGACGTTGTTTGCCAGCGTCGCCAGCGAGCTCAATCCCAACGCCCATCACGAATTCTATTCCTACGAGGCCAAATATCTCGATCCTGATGGCGCACGCGTCGATCTTCCGGCCAAATTGGATGCGACCCAGATGGCGCGCGTGCGCGCGCTCGCGGTGCGGGTGTTCGCAGCCCTCGAATGCAGCGACCTCGCGCGCGTCGATTTCTTCCTCGATCGGCAATCCGGCGAGTTCTGCTTCAACGAGATCAACACCCTGCCCGGCTTCACGTCGATCAGCATGTATCCGAAGATGATGGAAGCCTCCGGCGTACCGTATGGAGAGCTGCTGACGCGGCTCGTCCATCTGGCGCTGGCCCGCTACCAGCAGCGTCATGCCCTGGAACGCGGCTACTCGAGCTAGATTGTCTCCGCAACGATAAGCTCTGAAGGACAAGCCATGCGCGTTGTAATCTGCGGCGGCGGCGTGATCGGGGCCTGTACCGCTTACTTCCTGCGCCGGCTTGGCGTCGATGTCGTCATCATCGAGCGAACCGACGTTGCGGCCGCGGCCTCCGGCAAGGCCGGCGGCTTCCTGGCACGCGACTGGTGCGCGGCCACACCGCTCGATGCATTGGCGCGGCGCAGTTTTGCACTTCACGCGCAATTGCCCAGGGAGATCGCGGGCGATTGGGGCCACCGTCCGATGAGCGCCTATAGCGGCTATGTCGCTCCCGATGGCGATCCGCGCCGGAATACGCCGTCCGCACGCGACTGGCTCAGTGACGGCGTCGTCATCACGCAACGCATCGGCACGACCGGGACGACCGCGATCGTTCATCCGCAAAAGTTCACGTCGG
Coding sequences within:
- a CDS encoding SMP-30/gluconolactonase/LRE family protein — protein: MTRQQQREDVALSRRTLVQGLALGAAATMAGTGTALAQTGPAAPPTTITTPPRDFGPHGAPTTYFWDPDVIAVDPTFNDLAQPNTAIKRLFTGVLWAEGPAWSAQGRYLLWSDIPNNRQMRWSEDDGRVSVFRTPSNNSNGNSFDFQGRQLSCEHLTRRVTRYEHDGTATVLCDNFNGKKLNSPNDVVAHPDGSYWFTDPPYGGQLYEGEPDSGGKLNPRIGQPADFMPKKRELPTNCYRIDPSGRVDLVVSEEQVPDPNGLCFSPDFEKLYVVSTGKGPGDTGPGGKGEIFVFDVGSDNKLSNQKNFSDCVIDGVKCGPDGVRCDVNGNVWASSNAGRAVGYNGVTVWSPEGKLLGRIRLPEVCGNVCFGGPKRNRLFMAASQSLYAVFTATQGAAPG
- a CDS encoding D-alanine--D-alanine ligase family protein, which codes for MADKIRVVVLYGGRSGEHEVSLKSAASVLRHLDRARFEVIPVSIDKTGRWQWNDLAGIDPAQVSLPILPDAPEIRLARGADGRGVLMPISEGAGGPVAIDVIFPVMHGPLCEDGTVQGLLELADVAYVGSGVLASAVSMDKDVAKRLAEFAGVPVAPYRVLTRKAFAADRASALARAAEGLNLPVFVKPCNMGSSVGIHKVKTWEALGPALDDAFRYDLKVLVEQGIDAREIEVAVLEGETLFASVASELNPNAHHEFYSYEAKYLDPDGARVDLPAKLDATQMARVRALAVRVFAALECSDLARVDFFLDRQSGEFCFNEINTLPGFTSISMYPKMMEASGVPYGELLTRLVHLALARYQQRHALERGYSS